A window from Chitinophagales bacterium encodes these proteins:
- a CDS encoding S8 family serine peptidase, producing MRRISVYLALCLQFLAFTSVSFSQQTTRTDILLQASREQAASEKKTSEELVRLSLQKGWPLTLTGPNGKYALLTGVDMLGYPIYTTTDNNIRAAATIRTNELWNGGSTGLNLSGSDASVKGKLGIWDGGRLRNTHQELTGRITQRDNPASTSDHATHVAGTLIAGGVNPLAKGMSYGMQELIAYDFSSHISEMLTEAPNLLVSNHSYGAIAGWRYNDDQSRWEFWGQWNTNEDYKFGYYSSETQLFDSIAYNAPFYLIVKSSGNNRNENGPAVGANYWRYDASNTMINAGTRPAGISSNDGYDIISTYGTAKNILTVGAVNPIENGYGRPEDVVMSSFSSWGPTDDGRIKPDVMANGVNLVSSIATADNAYANYSGTSMSSPNAAGSVLLLQEYYKRLHPASPFLRASSLKGLVIHTADEAGPSAGPDYQNGWGLMNMEKAAAVLTSNNTKQLLQENTLNNGATFTLPVIASGEGVLKATLCWTDPKGSVETVNILNNTTPKLVHDLDLRIKSGPTTYLPWILEPASPASSATTGDNFRDNVEKIEVTGAVPGQAYTIEVTHKGTLERSSQVYSLIVSGVGGTAYCASAPSSTSGARIDSVSFGSMQKLNPAGCTGYNNFTNSTAAIESNTSVPYYVKVSSCDATSTGKIVKAFIDFNNDGDFTDAGENIATSGVINGNGFFSGNATIPALTSGNYTIMRVIVQETTDPANVNPCGTYANGETQDFRILVNTASKDVGVAGIESPTSGNCADGVQYVSVKLQNFGRVAQSSIPVVVTIKEGSTTIANLSATYPASIAAYGSVVYTMQTPFVAEAGKTYTITGTTSLSGDQNSGNNQKESTVTIASAGAGPAGQAEICGTSTVFLKVTSPVATDVYTWYSSAGATTPIATGANTNSSVITGNSTYYVSKNEQSNRVGPANKSVFTDGGYNAFSGNFVRFTNDVPVVIKTARLYIGNPGKITFIVADISNFNETTGSYSYLPLASKTIDVYATDPTPQAGVQTGNDPADLGAVFQLDLPVTETGSHAIIVQCSDGATIFRNNNIVSNPYPYSIPGVFSITGNSAVQAGDANFYQKFYYFFYDVKIDAGSCPSARTAVVATNGTAPTITANGNDLTTASPAVSYQWYLGSTPIPGANLAIYSATQSGLYKVQTTDAFGCQLFSNEINLTVTSIPELNAGEIGLRALPNPNNGSFVVEFKMDKKSDMSISLQNMLGQDVYRQFYPDFIGTFNQQLNPGKLGSGVYLLRVDHGGKVYLKRIIISE from the coding sequence ATGCGCCGGATTTCTGTCTATTTGGCCTTGTGTCTCCAATTCCTGGCCTTTACCTCCGTGTCCTTTTCCCAGCAAACCACTCGTACGGATATCCTGCTTCAGGCGTCCAGGGAACAAGCGGCTTCTGAAAAGAAGACGTCAGAGGAATTGGTACGGTTGTCTCTTCAAAAGGGCTGGCCACTTACGTTGACTGGTCCCAACGGAAAATATGCCTTGCTGACCGGAGTAGACATGCTGGGGTATCCCATTTATACCACCACCGATAATAATATTCGCGCCGCGGCTACCATTCGTACAAACGAATTGTGGAATGGAGGAAGTACCGGTTTAAATCTGAGTGGATCCGATGCCAGTGTAAAAGGGAAACTTGGAATTTGGGATGGGGGCCGTCTTCGGAATACGCATCAGGAATTGACTGGTCGCATTACCCAGCGTGATAACCCTGCTTCAACCAGCGACCATGCCACTCACGTAGCGGGAACCCTGATTGCAGGCGGTGTCAATCCGCTGGCAAAAGGAATGTCGTATGGCATGCAGGAACTGATCGCTTATGATTTCAGCAGTCATATTTCCGAAATGCTTACAGAAGCTCCTAATCTGCTCGTATCAAACCACTCCTATGGCGCCATTGCTGGTTGGAGGTATAATGATGATCAAAGCCGTTGGGAATTCTGGGGCCAATGGAACACCAATGAGGATTATAAATTCGGGTATTATTCATCCGAGACCCAGCTTTTTGATTCGATCGCCTACAACGCTCCCTTTTACCTGATCGTTAAATCATCTGGAAATAATAGAAATGAAAATGGGCCTGCCGTTGGTGCCAACTACTGGCGCTATGATGCCAGCAATACAATGATCAATGCAGGTACACGTCCGGCGGGTATCAGCAGTAACGATGGATACGACATCATTTCCACCTATGGTACGGCAAAAAATATTCTTACAGTTGGCGCAGTCAATCCCATTGAGAATGGGTATGGCCGTCCCGAAGATGTAGTCATGTCCTCCTTTAGCAGTTGGGGTCCTACCGATGATGGCCGTATCAAACCTGATGTAATGGCCAACGGGGTCAACCTGGTATCTTCCATTGCTACGGCAGATAATGCCTATGCCAATTACAGTGGTACATCGATGTCCTCCCCCAATGCAGCTGGTTCTGTGTTGTTATTGCAGGAATATTACAAAAGATTACATCCGGCAAGTCCCTTTTTGCGGGCCTCTTCCCTGAAAGGATTGGTGATCCATACCGCCGATGAGGCGGGTCCCTCTGCCGGACCGGATTATCAAAATGGCTGGGGTCTGATGAATATGGAAAAAGCCGCCGCCGTATTGACCTCCAATAACACCAAGCAATTATTACAGGAGAATACGCTGAACAATGGCGCTACTTTCACCCTTCCCGTCATTGCTTCCGGTGAAGGCGTGTTAAAAGCTACATTATGCTGGACCGACCCCAAGGGATCGGTGGAAACAGTAAATATTTTAAATAATACCACACCCAAACTGGTGCATGACCTTGATCTGCGGATCAAATCAGGTCCTACCACTTATTTGCCCTGGATACTCGAACCCGCATCTCCTGCCTCCTCGGCTACAACGGGAGATAATTTCCGTGATAACGTTGAAAAAATTGAAGTGACCGGGGCTGTACCTGGTCAGGCATATACCATTGAAGTAACCCATAAAGGCACGTTAGAAAGAAGCAGCCAGGTCTATTCACTTATCGTAAGTGGTGTGGGTGGTACGGCCTACTGTGCTTCTGCCCCTTCCAGTACTTCAGGTGCGCGGATCGACTCTGTTTCATTTGGCAGCATGCAAAAATTAAATCCTGCGGGATGTACAGGCTATAACAACTTTACCAATTCAACAGCGGCGATCGAATCCAACACCTCTGTTCCCTATTATGTAAAAGTATCCAGTTGTGATGCCACCAGTACGGGTAAGATCGTAAAAGCCTTTATTGATTTCAATAACGATGGCGACTTTACCGATGCCGGTGAAAACATAGCTACCAGCGGAGTGATCAATGGAAATGGTTTCTTCTCCGGCAATGCGACTATTCCGGCTTTGACTTCGGGCAACTATACCATTATGCGTGTCATTGTTCAGGAAACCACGGATCCGGCCAATGTGAACCCCTGCGGTACCTATGCCAATGGAGAGACACAGGATTTCAGAATTCTGGTCAATACCGCTTCGAAGGATGTTGGTGTAGCCGGTATTGAATCTCCCACCAGTGGCAACTGTGCCGATGGTGTACAATATGTGTCGGTTAAACTTCAAAACTTTGGTCGTGTTGCACAATCTTCCATCCCCGTGGTGGTAACGATAAAAGAAGGATCAACCACCATTGCCAACCTGAGCGCTACCTACCCGGCCAGTATTGCGGCCTATGGTAGTGTGGTATATACCATGCAAACGCCTTTTGTTGCTGAGGCGGGTAAGACCTATACCATCACCGGCACCACTTCGCTATCCGGTGACCAGAACAGTGGCAATAACCAAAAAGAATCAACTGTAACCATTGCTTCCGCAGGCGCAGGGCCGGCAGGTCAGGCAGAGATCTGTGGCACAAGCACCGTTTTCCTGAAGGTAACCAGCCCGGTAGCTACCGATGTTTATACCTGGTATAGCAGTGCGGGGGCGACTACTCCGATCGCCACAGGGGCTAATACCAATTCAAGTGTGATCACAGGCAACTCCACCTATTATGTTTCCAAAAACGAACAAAGTAACCGGGTTGGCCCGGCCAATAAATCTGTATTCACCGATGGTGGTTACAATGCCTTTAGTGGAAACTTTGTCCGGTTTACCAATGATGTACCGGTGGTGATCAAAACAGCCCGGCTTTATATCGGAAACCCCGGAAAGATCACTTTCATTGTAGCGGATATTTCCAATTTCAATGAAACAACGGGTTCGTATAGTTACCTGCCGCTGGCGAGTAAGACGATCGATGTGTATGCCACCGATCCCACGCCGCAAGCGGGGGTACAAACCGGAAATGACCCTGCCGACCTGGGGGCTGTTTTCCAGCTCGATCTGCCCGTTACTGAAACCGGCAGCCATGCGATCATTGTACAATGTTCGGATGGGGCTACCATCTTCCGCAATAATAATATCGTATCGAACCCCTATCCATACAGCATTCCGGGAGTATTCTCCATTACGGGGAACAGTGCTGTGCAGGCCGGAGATGCGAATTTCTACCAGAAATTCTATTATTTCTTCTATGATGTGAAGATCGATGCCGGGTCCTGCCCCAGTGCCCGGACCGCGGTAGTGGCTACCAACGGGACCGCCCCAACGATCACAGCCAATGGCAATGACCTGACCACAGCATCTCCTGCGGTAAGTTATCAGTGGTACCTGGGCAGCACCCCTATTCCCGGAGCAAATCTGGCCATTTATTCCGCCACACAGAGTGGGTTATATAAGGTACAGACCACCGATGCTTTTGGTTGTCAGTTGTTCTCCAATGAGATCAACCTCACGGTAACATCCATTCCCGAATTGAATGCCGGGGAAATTGGCCTTCGTGCCTTGCCCAACCCGAACAATGGCAGCTTTGTGGTGGAGTTTAAAATGGATAAAAAGTCCGATATGTCCATTAGCCTTCAAAATATGCTGGGCCAGGATGTTTACCGTCAATTCTACCCTGATTTTATCGGCACCTTTAACCAGCAGCTCAATCCGGGCAAACTGGGGTCGGGTGTCTATTTATTAAGAGTGGACCATGGCGGGAAGGTCTATTTGAAAAGGATCATAATTTCTGAATAA
- a CDS encoding FAD-dependent oxidoreductase: MALLPWQKGIITRIEEETESTRRFWITVPELDSFSFKPGQFVTLDLPIHEKPNKRWRSYSIASWPDCSNTFELVIVKLEGGAGSSWIFEQGQVGQEVVFRGPQGVFVLPETIETDLVFICTGTGIAPFRSMVHHIFNQHIPHRKLYLVFGTRKRADLLYFDELNALQKAHPSFEYHPVLSREDWEGHTGYVHTVYEQICADRQPTGFFLCGWRNMIDEAKKRITEMGYDRKAIHQELYG, encoded by the coding sequence ATGGCATTACTACCCTGGCAAAAAGGCATTATCACCCGTATAGAGGAAGAAACAGAAAGCACCCGGCGGTTTTGGATCACTGTCCCGGAATTAGACTCTTTTTCCTTCAAGCCTGGTCAATTTGTGACCCTCGACCTCCCCATTCATGAAAAGCCAAACAAGCGTTGGCGGAGTTATTCCATTGCCAGCTGGCCCGATTGCAGCAATACCTTTGAATTGGTAATAGTAAAACTCGAAGGCGGAGCGGGCTCCAGTTGGATATTTGAACAAGGTCAGGTAGGCCAGGAGGTGGTATTCCGGGGACCGCAAGGCGTGTTTGTCTTACCTGAAACCATTGAAACTGACCTGGTATTTATATGTACAGGTACAGGTATTGCCCCTTTCCGGAGTATGGTTCACCACATATTTAATCAGCATATACCCCATCGTAAATTATACCTCGTCTTTGGAACACGCAAGCGCGCGGACCTGCTCTATTTTGATGAATTGAATGCGCTCCAAAAGGCCCATCCCAGTTTTGAGTACCATCCTGTGTTGAGCCGCGAGGATTGGGAGGGGCATACCGGTTATGTACACACGGTTTATGAACAAATCTGTGCAGATCGTCAACCCACTGGTTTCTTTCTTTGTGGCTGGCGGAATATGATCGATGAGGCCAAAAAGCGAATTACCGAGATGGGATACGACCGAAAAGCCATTCACCAGGAGCTGTATGGATAA
- a CDS encoding NADH-quinone oxidoreductase subunit A translates to MGAGSLIALMIAAIGFSGAAILISKFVLKATTNPQKAEPYECGIPTQGPSWVQFNVGYYLFALIFLIFDVELIFLFPWAVVVKQVGWVAFIEILIFFFILFMGLLYAHKKGSLKWK, encoded by the coding sequence ATGGGTGCAGGATCACTCATCGCCTTAATGATTGCCGCCATTGGTTTTTCCGGTGCGGCGATCCTGATTTCAAAATTCGTACTGAAGGCAACAACCAACCCTCAAAAAGCCGAGCCTTACGAATGCGGAATACCTACGCAGGGCCCCAGCTGGGTACAATTCAATGTGGGCTACTACTTATTCGCCCTTATCTTCCTCATTTTTGATGTTGAACTGATTTTTTTGTTTCCCTGGGCCGTCGTGGTAAAACAAGTTGGCTGGGTAGCATTCATTGAAATATTGATATTCTTTTTTATTCTCTTTATGGGGTTATTATATGCCCATAAGAAAGGATCATTGAAATGGAAATAA